From the Corynebacterium sp. P3-F1 genome, the window GCAAGCTCCGAAGGTGAAGCGAAGTGGCGTGAAGGCATTCGCGGCGCCGAGGGGCAGGCTGTGCGCGGTTTCGACCAAGTGCACGTTGTGTACACGAAGTTCGTGTCCATGCTGTCGCAGGAAGCCACTGTCCACCAGCTGCTTCCCATCGAGCCCGTGTTCCAGGACGTGGAGTTCGAGCAGGAAGACCTGTTGCACACGTCCGGCAATGTCTTGCCGGACATGGATTTCGAGCCGGACGCAGATTCGCTCATGGAGCAGCTGCTTCCCGCTTACGTTTCCAGGTCGCTCTACTCGATCTTCCTGGAAGCGTCGGCAGCCGAGTCCGCGTCGCGACGCACCGCGATGAAGAACGCGACGGACAACGCAACCGAACTTGCCGGCGAGCTCTCGCGTGAAGCGAACCAGCTTCGCCAGGCGAAGATCACCCAGGAAATCACCGAGATTATCGGCGGCGCTGGCGCGTTGTCCGGTAGCGGAGAAAGTGACTAGAACATGACTACAGCTCAATCTTTTGATGGGCGTAACGACGAGCCGACCGGGGCCGATGACAACGTCGCAGCCTCCGGTGCCGTCGAGAACGCCGCTGATAATGCCACCCAGGCTCGTAGCGCTGAGAGCACCCAGAACCCGCAGGGTTCCGAAAACGGCCGCGTCGTGCGCGTCATCGGTGCGGTCGTCGACGTGGAGTTCCCGCGCGGCGAGCTGCCGGAGCTCTACAACGCTCTGCACACCGACATCGAGCTCGAGGCAGTGGCAAAGACCATTACCCTCGAGGTCGCCCAGTTCCTGAGCGACGGTCTCGTCCGTACCATCGCCATGGCCCCGACCGACGGCCTCGTCCGCGGCGCCAAGGTCGTCGACACCGGCAACCCGATTTCGGTGCCGGTCGGCGACCAGGTCAAGGGCCACGTCTTCAACGCACTCGGCGACTGCCTCGACGATCCGTCGGTCGGCCAGGACGGCGAGCGCTGGGGTATCCACCGCGAGCCCCCGGCATTCAAGGACCTCGAGGGCAAGACCGAGATCCTCGAGACCGGTATTAAGGTCATCGACCTGCTCACCCCGTACGTCAAGGGCGGGAAGATCGGCCTGTTCGGCGGTGCTGGTGTGGGTAAGACCGTTCTCATCCAGGAGATGATTACCCGTATTGCCCGCGAGTTCTCCGGTACGTCGGTCTTCGCCGGCGTCGGCGAGCGCACCCGTGAGGGTACGGACCTCTTCCTCGAGATGGACGACATGGGCGTCCTTCCCGACACCGCCCTTGTCTTCGGTCAGATGGATGAGCCGCCCGGGGTCCGTATGCGCGTGGCCCTGTCCGGCCTGACCATGGCGGAGTACTTCCGCGATGTGCAGAACCAGGACGTGCTTCTGTTCATCGACAACATCTTCCGTTTCACCCAGGCAGGTTCTGAGGTGTCCACGTTGCTCGGCCGTATGCCGTCTGCTGTGGGTTACCAGCCGACCCTGGCTGACGAGATGGGTGTTCTGCAGGAGCGCATTACCTCCACCAAGGGCCGTTCGATTACGTCGCTGCAGGCCGTGTACGTGCCGGCGGACGACTACACCGACCCGGCCCCGGCGACGACCTTCGCCCACCTGGATGCGACCACCGAGCTCTCCCGTTCCATCGCCTCGAAGGGTATTTACCCGGCTGTGGACCCGCTGACCTCGACGTCCCGCATCCTGGAGCCGGGCATTGTCGGCGAGCGCCACTACGAGGTCGCCCAGAAGGTGATCAACATCCTGCAGAAGAACAAGGAACTGCAGGACATCATCGCCATCCTCGGTATGGACGAGCTGTCCGAAGAGGACAAGATCACCGTTATGCGCGCCCGCAAGATCCAGCGCTTCTTGGGCCAGAACTTCTTTGTCGCTAAGAAGTTCACGGGTGACGAGGGTTCCTACGTGCCGCTCGAAGAGACGATCGACGCGTTCGACCGTCTCGCGTCCGGCGAGTTCGACCACTACCCGGAGCAGGCCTTCAACAACCTCGGCGGTCTGGACGACGTTGAGGCTGCGTACAAGAAGCTGCAAGAGAAGTAGGAGTAGCTCATGGCTGAAATCACCGCGCACCTCGTTTCGGTTGAGCGCAAGCTGTGGTCCGGAGAGGCGACGGTTGTTACCGCTCAGACCACTGAAGGTGAGATCGGCGTGTTGCCTGGCCACCAACCCTTCTTGGGTCAGCTCAAGGAGAATGGCGTTGTGACCATCACCCCGGTCGACGGCGACAAGATCGTCGCGGCCGTCCAGGGTGGGTTCGTCTCGGTGACTGGAGACAAGGTCACCATCCTGGCGGACTACGCGATCTTCGCCGACGAGGTCGACTCCAACGAGGCTTTCGACGAGGACGACCCCATGTCGAAGGCACGCCACGAAGCGGAGCAAGCAGCTTTGCGACGTAGCGGCAACGCCTAAGCTCTCCCTCCCCGCCCGAACCCTGCCACTGGCTGGTCCGGGCGGTTTCTTTTGCGCCGTATTGTTACTCGCCGCTTAATCCATCCCGCCCGCGCTGCGCAATCCATTGCAGCGATACCGTGCTTCGATGGGGGGAGTCCAACTTTTGGCGGTTAAATTCTCGCAACTTGAGTTATTAGACTGATCCTTTATGAAGCTTATGGGGTTCCTCTGCGTTGCAGTAGCGATCGTGCTGCTGGCCGGTGCGTTGTGGAGGTTCCTGACAGTGCGGAATAACGGCACTCCTGCGCTGCTTCGGCAGCTTCCAGCGTCGGGTAGCCATGGTTGGCGCCACGGCATTGCTGTGTACACCGGAGAAACGATGCGGTTCTTCAAGCTGCGTTCGTTGTCTTTTTCCGCTGATCTGGAGCTTGATCGCTCGACGCTCGCTATCACCGGTAACCGTCAAGCCACCGAGACCGAACGGGATTTCATGCCCGGGGTTGAGGTGGTTGTTCTGTTTTCCTCGCAGGCTGAGGAGTATGAATTTGCGGCTAACCACCGCGCTGCCATGGCTCTGATCTCATGGGTCGAGTCCGCTCCGGACAGCAGGCAGGTGCGCACGGACATGAATTGTTTGCACCAGCGGGCCTTCCGCGGCGGCGTCTAACTTGTTTGAACTGTCTGTCCTCTCTGATCTTTCCTCGCTGCCTGAGTCAATAGCGGCAGCGGTTCTTGGGCCCGGCCGGTGATAGGCCGGCGGTAGCGGGCCTGGCGGTCGTTCGGACCCTGAGTGGCCATCACGGGCAGGGTCGCCGGGAGTTACACACGACGGCGACGCTAGGGTAGGAAGCTATGCGTCTAGTTATCGCCCACTGCTCGGTGGATTACGTCGGCCGCTTGGATGCGCATTTGCCACTCGCGGACAGGTTGATCATGGTGAAGGCGGATGGCTCCCTGTCGGTCCACGCTGATGACCGCGCCTACAAACCGTTGAACTGGATGACACCGCCGTGCACGATTGTCGAGGAACCGATTCTGGACCTGGACGGTGACGAGACCGGTGCACAGCTCTGGGTGGTGGAGAACCCGAGGGGTGAACAGTTGCGCGTGACCATTGAGGAGATTCATTCGGACGTGACGTACGACCTTGGTGTGGATCCCGGGTTGATCAAGGACGGTGTTGAGGCGCACTTGCAGGAGTTGCTCGCGGAGCACATCACGACGCTCGGCGAAGGCTTCACCCTCGTGCGCCGCGAATATCCGACGCCATTGGGCCCCGTCGACATCATGGCTAAAGACGCCGATGGTGGGGCCGTGGCCGTGGAGGTTAAGCGCCGGGGCAATATCGACGGTGTCGAGCAGCTGACCCGATACGTCGAGATGCTGAGCCGGGATGCGCTGATTGGTCCGGTGAAAGGTGTCTTTGCAGCGCAGGAGATCAAGCCGCAGGCGCGCACGCTCGCCGAGGACCGCGGGATCACGTGCGTCACCCTCGATTACGACGAGTTGCGCGGCATCGAATCCAACGAGTTGCGTCTGTTTTAGGGAGGGGAGGGGGTTAGGGTGCCGCGGAGGAATCGTCGATACGCGCAGCAATTGCGTCCTCTTCCCCGTGACGGGGGCACGTACTGGGGCACGCGCGAGGAGGAAGGTCCGCACGGCGATATCTACCTGGTCCGGCAGATCGGATCGGCGTCAGCGACGAAGTTCTACGTGTGCCCCCGCTGCAACCAAAACATTCCGCCGGGGGTTGCGCACATTGTGGCGTGGCCGCGGGACACTGGCGGGCGCGGGGATGACAGGAGGCATTGGCATCGGCACTGCTGGGAGCGTCGTTAGGCGAAAAGGGTGTTCATCGCTCCCCGTGTCGTGTTGCGCACGAGGTAGCCGCGCGGGGAGCGCCATACGGGCGTGCCCGCGACATTGACGATCCGTCCGCGTCGCGCGCGCTGCGGGTCGTCGTCGTTGACGCGGTTGTGGTAACGGCACAACGGCGCGAGGTTGGCAAGATTCGTCTCCCCACCGCGCTTCCACGCCGTGATGTGGTGGATTTCGCAAGCGTCGGCGCCGTGCCGGCAGCCGGGCACTGGGCACGTGGGGCTTGTTGCGCGGGCGAGGGTGCGCTGCTTCGCATTCGCTAATCGACGTCCGCGGTACAGGTTCACAGCCCCTTCCTCCGGGTGGAATGTGGCGGCTTCGAGGTAATTCTCCGCTGTGGCGTAGTACTGGT encodes:
- a CDS encoding F0F1 ATP synthase subunit gamma produces the protein MATLRELRDRIRSVNSTKKITKAQELIATSRITKAQQRVEAAQPYANEMQDMMERLVSATSLDHPMLRERENGKVAAMLVVTSDRGMAGGYNHNVLKKAGELERMLQDNGYEVVRYVTGGKGVSHYDFRDQEIAGEWTGWSQDPSWDATHDVRQHMIQGFEASSEGEAKWREGIRGAEGQAVRGFDQVHVVYTKFVSMLSQEATVHQLLPIEPVFQDVEFEQEDLLHTSGNVLPDMDFEPDADSLMEQLLPAYVSRSLYSIFLEASAAESASRRTAMKNATDNATELAGELSREANQLRQAKITQEITEIIGGAGALSGSGESD
- the atpD gene encoding F0F1 ATP synthase subunit beta, whose protein sequence is MTTAQSFDGRNDEPTGADDNVAASGAVENAADNATQARSAESTQNPQGSENGRVVRVIGAVVDVEFPRGELPELYNALHTDIELEAVAKTITLEVAQFLSDGLVRTIAMAPTDGLVRGAKVVDTGNPISVPVGDQVKGHVFNALGDCLDDPSVGQDGERWGIHREPPAFKDLEGKTEILETGIKVIDLLTPYVKGGKIGLFGGAGVGKTVLIQEMITRIAREFSGTSVFAGVGERTREGTDLFLEMDDMGVLPDTALVFGQMDEPPGVRMRVALSGLTMAEYFRDVQNQDVLLFIDNIFRFTQAGSEVSTLLGRMPSAVGYQPTLADEMGVLQERITSTKGRSITSLQAVYVPADDYTDPAPATTFAHLDATTELSRSIASKGIYPAVDPLTSTSRILEPGIVGERHYEVAQKVINILQKNKELQDIIAILGMDELSEEDKITVMRARKIQRFLGQNFFVAKKFTGDEGSYVPLEETIDAFDRLASGEFDHYPEQAFNNLGGLDDVEAAYKKLQEK
- a CDS encoding F0F1 ATP synthase subunit epsilon; amino-acid sequence: MAEITAHLVSVERKLWSGEATVVTAQTTEGEIGVLPGHQPFLGQLKENGVVTITPVDGDKIVAAVQGGFVSVTGDKVTILADYAIFADEVDSNEAFDEDDPMSKARHEAEQAALRRSGNA
- a CDS encoding DUF2550 domain-containing protein, giving the protein MKLMGFLCVAVAIVLLAGALWRFLTVRNNGTPALLRQLPASGSHGWRHGIAVYTGETMRFFKLRSLSFSADLELDRSTLAITGNRQATETERDFMPGVEVVVLFSSQAEEYEFAANHRAAMALISWVESAPDSRQVRTDMNCLHQRAFRGGV
- the nucS gene encoding endonuclease NucS; this translates as MRLVIAHCSVDYVGRLDAHLPLADRLIMVKADGSLSVHADDRAYKPLNWMTPPCTIVEEPILDLDGDETGAQLWVVENPRGEQLRVTIEEIHSDVTYDLGVDPGLIKDGVEAHLQELLAEHITTLGEGFTLVRREYPTPLGPVDIMAKDADGGAVAVEVKRRGNIDGVEQLTRYVEMLSRDALIGPVKGVFAAQEIKPQARTLAEDRGITCVTLDYDELRGIESNELRLF